The following proteins are encoded in a genomic region of Poecilia reticulata strain Guanapo linkage group LG11, Guppy_female_1.0+MT, whole genome shotgun sequence:
- the LOC103472761 gene encoding LOW QUALITY PROTEIN: exosome complex component RRP42-like (The sequence of the model RefSeq protein was modified relative to this genomic sequence to represent the inferred CDS: substituted 1 base at 1 genomic stop codon) — protein sequence MSSISSLSYDSYQQKCITTEQKKKKPLNRILFSPPCCFFPLSIISSANATPEFEGRGGEELGTELSNTLYKVFNNQHSLDLKSLCISPGEHCWVLYVDVLLLQCDGNLYDAISVAIKAALFNTKXVCSDDLRVDGRGCEDYRHMEVETDVVSNTDGSAKVTLGHTAVLVGIKAEIGKPRPMVANEGYLEFFVDWWLSDDPYDCMRLAVENVPCIVTLCKIGHRHVVDATLQEKACSVASLIISVTHKGIITCSRKVGRGSLDPESICEMIETGKRAGKALHPPLMKLLQQEESLGKKRQKVGFLG from the exons atgtcctccatctcctccctgagctacgATAGCTATCAGCAAAAATGCATCActacag aacaaaaaaaaaaaaaacctctcaatAGGATATTGTTCAGTccaccatgttgtttttttcctctttcaatCATCAGCTCAGCCAATGCAACCCCAGAGTTTGAGGGCAGAGGAGGTGAAGAGCTGGGGACGGAGCTGAGTAACACCCTCTACAAAGTCTTCAACAACCAGCACAGCTTGGATCTGAAGAGCCTCTGCATAAGTCCTGGCGAGCACTGCTGGGTGCTTTATGTGGACGTGTTG cttcttcagtGTGATGGGAATTTGTACGACGCCATCTCAGTAGCGATCAAAGCTGCTCTCTTCAACACAAAGTGAGTTTGTTCA GATGATTTACGGGTGGATGGAAGAGGCTGCGAGGACTACAGACACATGGAAGTAGAAACAGATGTGGTGTCCAACACTGACGGATCCGCTAAAGTCACTCTG GGTCACACTGCAGTTCTGGTTGGGATCAAGGCTGAGATCGGAAAACCGAGGCCGATGGTTGCAAACGAGGGATAYCTGGAGTTCTTCGTTGACTGGTGG CTCTCTGACGACCCGTACGACTGCATGAGACTCGCTGTGGAAAACGTTCCCTGCATAGTGACTTTATGCAAG ATCGGCCACAGACACGTGGTGGACGCCACCCTGCAGGAGAAGGCCTGCTCTGTGGCGAGCCTCATCATCTCCGTCACACACAAAGGAATAAtcacctgcagcaggaaggtgGGGAGAGGCAGCCTGGACCCAGAGAGCATCTGTGAGATGATAGAG ACAGGAAAACGAGCAGGAAAAGCTCTCCACCCTCCTCtcatgaagctgctgcagcaggaggagagtCTGGGCAAGAAGAGGCAGAAAGTCGGATTCCTTGGCTAA
- the LOC103472656 gene encoding exosome complex component RRP42-like: MATVQVSEAEKVYILHGIRDDLRVDGRGCEDYRHMEVETDVVSNTDGSAKVTLGHTAVLVGIKAEIGKPRPMVANEGYLEFFVDWWVFMPNLISXFNRFLVFNKIDK; this comes from the exons atggcaaCCGTGCAAGTCAGCGAGGCTGAGAAAGTTTACATCCTACACGGAATACGG GATGATTTACGGGTGGATGGAAGAGGCTGCGAGGACTACAGACACATGGAAGTAGAAACAGATGTGGTGTCCAACACTGACGGATCCGCTAAAGTCACTCTG GGTCACACTGCAGTTCTGGTTGGGATCAAGGCTGAGATCGGAAAACCGAGGCCGATGGTTGCAAACGAGGGATAYCTGGAGTTCTTCGTTGACTGGTGGGTGTTTATGCCGAATTTGATTTCTGRTTTTAATAGATTTCTTGTCTTTAATAAAATTGACAAAtga
- the LOC103472657 gene encoding palmitoyltransferase ZDHHC3-like has protein sequence MKSPAHRSRDIERQAGYLKPEHCAPPPPRSGSGTMWFIRDSCGIVCGIITWLLVFYAEFVVVFVLLLPAKNVAYSFFNGLLFNGLAFLALASHARAMCTDPGAVPKGNATKEFIESLQLKPGQVVYKCPKCCSIKPDRAHHCSVCKRCIKKMDHHCPWVNNCVGENNQKYFVLFTMYIALISLHALIMAAFHFVFCFEEDWSKCSNFSPPATVIFLILLCFEGLLFLIFTAVMFGTQVHSICSDETGIEQLKKEERRWAKRSKWMNMKVVFGHPFSIAWLSPFATPDHGKADVYQYIV, from the exons ATGAAGAGCCCGGCGCACCGCAGCAGAGACATCGAGCGGCAAGCCGGCTACCTGAAGCCCGAGCACTGCGCCCCTCCGCCTCCCCGCAGCGGCTCCGGCACCATGTGGTTCATTCGCGACAGCTGCGGCATCGTGTGCGGCATCATCACCTGGCTCCTGGTCTTCTACGCGGAGTTTGTGGTGGTGTTTGTCCTGCTGCTGCCAGCCAAGAACGTGGCCTACAGCTTCTTCAACGGGCTGCTCTTCAATGGCCTCGCCTTCCTCGCTCTCGCTTCTCACGCCAGGGCGATGTGCACGGACCCG GGAGCCGTGCCCAAAGGAAATGCAACCAAAGAATTCATCGAAAGCCTGCAGCTCAAACCGGGACAGGTTGTGTACAAGTGTCCAAAGTGCTGCAGCATCAAGCCTGACAGAGCGCACCACTGCAG TGTGTGCAAACGCTGCATCAAAAAGATGGACCACCACTGTCCCTGGGTCAACAACTGTGTCGGAGAGAACAACCAGAAATACTTTGTGCTCTTTACA ATGTACATTGCACTAATTTCCTTACACGCGTTAATTATGGCGGCCTTCcactttgttttctgctttgaagAAGACTGGTCAA aGTGCAGTAACTTTTCTCCACCAGCTACAgtcatcttcctcatcctcctctgctTCGAGGGTCtgctcttcctcatcttcactGCGGTCATGTTTGGGACTCAGGTTCACTCCATCTGTAGTGATGAGACG GGCATCGAGCAGCTGAAGAAGGAGGAGAGAAGATGGGCCAAGAGGTCCAAATGGATGAACATGAAGGTGGTGTTCGGCCACCCCTTCTCGATAGCCTGGCTCAGCCCATTTGCGACGCCGGACCACGGCAAGGCTGACGTCTACCAGTACATCGTGTGA